TTTATATTTTCTTAAGCAAGGGCAAGTCCAGTTCCACTAACAGAGATAAACAGTGTGTACCCAAAGACaaaagaataaaataaataaataacaaaaacaAATTAAAAACAACGAATAACCCTCCTCTGTTTTCCCATGCTTATCCCAGTACAACACTGGACACGTGATTTTGCTTAGTGGCCCAAATCCTTTGACAGAGACATCCCGAATCACATCCGAGTATAAAAAATGGGAGCACGCTCATCACCTTCGCCACCAACCCAACCCAATCACCGTCGCCATCGCGGACCAGAGACCAGCGGAGCTAATTAAACTGCCCCATCCTCTTGTACCGTTGTGCTTCTGAGTTTGCTCCTTGCTCGCTTGCTTGCTCCCTGTCCACGCCAGCCATAGCCATGGAGCTCTCCCGCCTGCCGCTGGTCCTGCTGCTCTGCTTGCTGGCCAGCTCGTCGACGACGGCCCTGCCGGCGCTGCCCGGGATGGACCAGGTGCGGCAGCAGGTCGACAGGGCAAACAGGCGCGGCCCGTCCATTGGTCTCGTCATGTCGTACGTCGCCGAGGACACCGCGCTCCAGGCCTCCGGCTACTTCAGGCCTTGGCGTGTCCAGCCTTTCGTTGACCTCTACGGTGAGTCTCCGCCTCCCGTTTCTGATCCGAATCGCTTTCGGCTTTCCTGTAGATTGAGCAAACAATGGGTGAGTTTGGGCATTCCTAGTTGACTTTTTGGTTGTTACAAGACAGCTAGCACTGAGTGCtgaactgctgctaactgaacccaggCACCACAGAACAGAGTGGGGCAACAGGTAGACATGATAGTGTGGTCTTTATAGAGATGCCTGAAGCTGTGTGCACATGACAAACCATACCTGAATGCAGATTGACCCATTCACACATTTTGGATAACACCTATGGAGAGAGGGGGGGTGTCCAGAAAGCGACTAGAAGGAAAACATGACAGACAAGAAGATAACATATACTCCATtagaaaaagaaaatggaaaaggaAGATACAATCAGAAACAAGTTCTCCGCTGTACCGTATTCCTTTTTACATGTTAACTGATTTTGCTATTCTCCTGATAGGACTGAGCTCTCATTCAAGCTCCATGACTAAGTATTTCAGTCTTTAATGCATGTATGTATTTATCTTCCTATGGCCTCATGAGTAGTCTCACCTCATATTATTTCAGGACGGAGGTTTCACATCGGGAGTATTCGAGGTGTGAATGTTATATACGCATTGACAGGACAACGCAGGGTACTAAAACCTGAACTTCTGCATTTATCACTCCTGCTGTTATATGGAGGAGCTCCTTTTCATTTATAAAAGGAAATCAAGGAAAAAAAAATACTTGTAGGCAGTAAAGCAACATCGTAGGAATTCAAATACGAATTGCACTATGCTTACCCGTAACCACTGTTTCTTTGTTATTCCAGTTGAATGCAGCTGTCACTGTACAAACTCTCCTCGATGTCTTTACCGTGTCTGGTATTGTCCATTATGGCACAGCAGGCAGCTCTAATGATTCAATGTCATTTGGAGATGTCAGTGTCCCCAAGTTAGTTGCTTATACAGGCGCTTGGACATGGAAGGTACCCTCCTACTGTAATTAGCTTTAATTCCCCATTTCATGTTGCAATACTGGTGAGTGCAGAACTGCAGATACAGATAAAAACTGGAATCTGGTCATCTTTAAATCCAGTTTCCTTGCGAGGACACAAAATTTATTGCGCTGAGATAAAATATAAGTTAATTagttcaaagaagaagaaaccaagTAAATAGTTCTTCTAAAAGCATATGTGCAGTTTAAACTGTGTGGTACACTAAAACAAGGGGAATCACACTAGTAGAATGTAAACACATCTGGACTCCAAAGAGAAGATAATTTAAGAACCACACATCATTAGAATTTAGAAGATAATTTACCATCAACCATCTCACATTTGAACTCACTACTTAACAAGACCTCTggtattttgattttgatttttccAGAAGTACAAATCACTTAAAGAAGAGTCAACAGAACTAAACTTTGGACAATTTAACATCCCGAATGGAGGAGAGAACCTGCTAGGGTCTCTGAAATACAGAAATGAGGAGCTATACTCAGTTGGCAAGCCCATGGAAGAAGTTTTCTGGTTACCTGTAGATTCAGCATGGTTCAAAATAGCAGAAGGACTTGAGGTGAGAGATACCACTATATTTCAGCTGTATAGCAAGTACAGGCTTATGCATAGAAACACAGCCTAAAATTTGTACTACTTGTAAATTTCTGTAGGTCAACCTTGAAAGGTGTAATGATACTTTTTGTTTACCTAAAACGCCACAAGTGGTTCATGGGCTAAAAGGAGCATCAGCTGACATGTTTCTAGACAATGCAGAATACCGGAAGTTCCTTTTCAGAGAATTTGCAGTGTCAACAATAGATGAGGAAAGCGCAGCAGTGGTGATGGTGGGTTCCATATCTTATCTCTCATAGTCTTTACTTAAATATATGTGGCAACATTTGCGCTCCACAATATCGACTCAATCATAAAATCTAAGATATCACTAATTAAGTGCACTTAATATTTCAACAGACAACAACATCTCCTGGCGTACCTGTGATTGTGTTCCGGGGAGTATCGGATCTGGCTGGAGGGGAACCAACATGGTCATCAACAAGCCTGATGAACCTGGCATCTATTAATGCACTCAAAGTGGCAGTGGAGTTCATTGCTACAATTGGCAGGCAGATGTCAACACCATCAGCACAAAGTTCAAAAAACTGAGGCAAAAGAGAGCTGTTATGTCCATGGAGCAGAACAGTAGAATAGTTTTAAACAGCAATTGGAAACTAAAATCAGACTGAGAAGTGATCCTTAGCTTCGAAGTACACAAAACTTTCAACGGAAGAATTAAGTATTCAATGTATACTCAATTGTAAACATGGATATGTCAATCCATTTTTAATGGGATTTTGGGATAATGCGGGAACAAAATGGTGAATAAAAGACAGAATGTTGTTACAGTCCTTGATTTTCATTACAGAATACAAGATGTTGTTACATACTCATCTCACAGTCTCAAGTATGCAAAATGGTAAGACTAAGTGTTTATTAGTTATCAACAGTTTGCACTCATCATGTACATCATCTGATTCCAGACGAGAATAAAATAGAAGTGTTTTCTGTGGTCAACAACTTCCATGTGCACTATTTCAAATGAAGGTAGAAACATCATAATTGTTAAATGCGTTACAATACCAATGTAAATGGACTGGATCTACAGAATGTTCGCTGAGAAGGTTAGATGACCATAAGAGGCTAAGAGCTGCCTGGTGCTTCAGAATTTTAGCCATGATGCCAATAGAAAAGGCACCTGCTAGACCCGTGACAAAGTATGGCAAGGTAATTCAGATCTCAAATTGTGATCTGAAATTATGGTCACACAAAAGTGTGCCACAAATAAAACTTAGCGACTGACTGCCTTAATATATCTTCCAATTAGTTTAGTCCACATTATAGTCCGAATTCATAGGCTTACTTGTATAGTAGCTGTGCCAAGTTTTATCATCTCAAAATCCATATTCAGACTGCCTTCAACACTTCACTACCAGTAGTCTCCACATGAACATTTACCATCCTTAAAATGGTGAAATCGTTGAATATCTCTCATGATTATTTCCCGTCCTGTCACCAGAGATATTAACTTGGTTGCATTGTGACAGTCGTTACAGACGCGGAGGTTCTTCTTTATCTGAATTGTTGTACCAGGGGATGTGCGGATGAGTCCATATGCAATGGCAAGTTTCTCGCTGTGGGTGTTGAGTAACTGTGCCTTGACATCATCTTCTACATCATGTATAGAATCAGTGTCCGGCATATACCCCACAGCTTTGATCTCTTCTATTAGCTTAGCCAACCTTGCATAAACGTCCTTTGCCTGCTGGTGATTTGTGCTTCCAGAATAGAAGGTATGAATCTCATTCTTGAGCTGCACAATACTCCATCCAGGAGTCTTTTGGAGGCCTTTCTTCTCCATAGCAGTTCTAACCCTTGCAACATCCTTCCACATTGAAGCATTTGCATAAATGTTAGCTAGGAGGACATgatacacaccttcatctggccctAGCTCAAAGATCCTCTGCGCTGATTCTTCTGCCAATTCCACATTCTTGTGCAACTTGCAAGCGCCTAACATTGCACCGTAAACACTAATGCCAGGATCCGTAGGCATCTTTTGGATAAAAGACCATGCTTCATCTAGCTTCCCAGCTCGGCCAAGAAGATCCACGATGGTACCATAGTGCTCCATCCCAGGTTCAAGCCCATAGTCCTCCTTCATGCTCGAAAAATATTTCCGCCCTTCATCAACCAAACCAGCATGACTGCATGCCGAGAGGACCGAAAGGAATGTCGTCTCGTTGGGCACTCTGCCAGAACTTTTCATCTCTTCAAACAGCTCAACTGCAACCTTGCCAAAACCATGTGAGCCGTACCCATGGATCATCGCATTCCATGTGATAACATGCCTCTCCCTTGCTGAGTTGAAGAGACTTCTAGCTATACTGACACGGCCGCATTTTGCGTACATGTCAATAAGGGCTGTCAGAACATACACATCCTGATCTAGGTGCATCCTGATAGAGTAACCATGGATCCATCTTGCCTGCAGTGGATCTGAGATGTCGGCAAGTGCAGGAATGACACTGACGAGAGTGAACGAATCAGGCTTCACATTTTTCAGCTGCATCCTAGAGAAGAGCCTGACTGCATCTTCTGACCTTCCATTCTGTGTGCACCCGAGGATCATGGCGTTCCAGGAGATCCGTGTCTTGTAGCGCACCTCATCGAAAACCTGGGCAGCGAGGTCGGTCCTCTTGCACTTGGAGTACATGGTGATCAGCGCATTCATCACCGACACATTTGACTCCAGCCCAATTCTCATGAGTAGCTCATGGACACGTCTCCCCTCATCAAGATACCCAAGCTCACCACAGGCGTGCAATGCTGCCAGCACAGATACATCCGTCACATCAACGCCCTCCCCCACCATCCTCTTGAACAGCGCGAGAGCCTCAGTAGCATCCCCATTCTCAGCATACCCCTTGATCATGGCATTCCAAGAAACAGAGTTCTTATCCGCCATCCGATCAAAGACAGCCCTGGCAACCTCAACCGCCCCGCACTTGCAGTACACGTCAAGGATCGCCGTGGAGACATTGACGAGCTCGTCGAAGCCAGCGCGGACCGCGAACCCGTGCACCTCGCGGCAGGCCCCGAGCGCCTGGGCGTCGGCGCAGGCGGGCAGCACAGACACGAGCGTGACGGAGTCgggccgctccccctcctcctcctgcatCCGGACGACCATCTCCATGGCGGCCCCGGCGAGCCCGTTCCGCGCGTACCCGGCCACGAGCGCGTTCCAGGCGACGCGGTCCCGCACGGGCATACGGTCGAACACCCTGCGCGCGTCGCCCGGCCGGCGGCACTTGGCGTACATGTTGGCCAGCGCCGTGGCGGCGAGGGACTCCGCGGAGAGCCCCCGCGCGGCGAGCTGCGC
The sequence above is drawn from the Triticum aestivum cultivar Chinese Spring chromosome 7A, IWGSC CS RefSeq v2.1, whole genome shotgun sequence genome and encodes:
- the LOC123148581 gene encoding bark storage protein A, yielding MELSRLPLVLLLCLLASSSTTALPALPGMDQVRQQVDRANRRGPSIGLVMSYVAEDTALQASGYFRPWRVQPFVDLYGRRFHIGSIRGVNVIYALTGQRRLNAAVTVQTLLDVFTVSGIVHYGTAGSSNDSMSFGDVSVPKLVAYTGAWTWKKYKSLKEESTELNFGQFNIPNGGENLLGSLKYRNEELYSVGKPMEEVFWLPVDSAWFKIAEGLEVNLERCNDTFCLPKTPQVVHGLKGASADMFLDNAEYRKFLFREFAVSTIDEESAAVVMTTTSPGVPVIVFRGVSDLAGGEPTWSSTSLMNLASINALKVAVEFIATIGRQMSTPSAQSSKN
- the LOC123148580 gene encoding pentatricopeptide repeat-containing protein At1g11290, chloroplastic, which encodes MLCLASSPPPPAGGHAAADHHARLRSAAARSDLPGALAAFAAMSTSASASPVLRTFTSLLKLCAARADLATGRAVHAQLAARGLSAESLAATALANMYAKCRRPGDARRVFDRMPVRDRVAWNALVAGYARNGLAGAAMEMVVRMQEEEGERPDSVTLVSVLPACADAQALGACREVHGFAVRAGFDELVNVSTAILDVYCKCGAVEVARAVFDRMADKNSVSWNAMIKGYAENGDATEALALFKRMVGEGVDVTDVSVLAALHACGELGYLDEGRRVHELLMRIGLESNVSVMNALITMYSKCKRTDLAAQVFDEVRYKTRISWNAMILGCTQNGRSEDAVRLFSRMQLKNVKPDSFTLVSVIPALADISDPLQARWIHGYSIRMHLDQDVYVLTALIDMYAKCGRVSIARSLFNSARERHVITWNAMIHGYGSHGFGKVAVELFEEMKSSGRVPNETTFLSVLSACSHAGLVDEGRKYFSSMKEDYGLEPGMEHYGTIVDLLGRAGKLDEAWSFIQKMPTDPGISVYGAMLGACKLHKNVELAEESAQRIFELGPDEGVYHVLLANIYANASMWKDVARVRTAMEKKGLQKTPGWSIVQLKNEIHTFYSGSTNHQQAKDVYARLAKLIEEIKAVGYMPDTDSIHDVEDDVKAQLLNTHSEKLAIAYGLIRTSPGTTIQIKKNLRVCNDCHNATKLISLVTGREIIMRDIQRFHHFKDGKCSCGDYW